The Nitrospinota bacterium genomic interval CGAAAGAGGCGGCTTATATTACGGGTTCTGTCCTTGAGGTAACCGGGGGATTATAAATGGACTTTCTTGAATACATTCCCCATCGCCCTCCTTTTTTGTTTGTCGACCGTGTGCTTGAAGAAACGGATAATAGTATCAAAACAGAAAAGAAGATCGATCCTAAAGAACCCTTTTTTGAAGGGCACTATCCCGGACAACCCATCATGCCGGGGGTTTTGATATTTGAAGCCATTTTTCAGGCGGGTGCTATTATGATGGGAAAGCGTATTTCCAATGAAGGCAGGATTCCAGTTCTAACCCGGGTTAACAATATAAAGCTAAAGCATGCTGTCCATCCCGGAGATACTTTGCAGGTTGAAGTTACCCTCAAAGACCTGGTCAGTAATGCCGCTTATATGACGGGCAAAGCCAGCGTCAATAGCAAGACGGCTGTAAGCCTGGAATTTACCGCCATGCTGGTTGAGGAAACAAAATAAATATTTCGATATTGAATTAATAAACGGATTTATGATTGAAGAGGCAAGTCGGGGCAAATGGGCTTTCTAGGTCTTGAGAATAAAAACATTCTCGTTGCTGGTGTGGCAAATAAGAAGAGCGTTGCCTGGCATATAGCGAAAACACTGGAAGAAGAAGGCGCTAATGTTATCTACAGTGTTCGCTCTGAAGATCGAAAAAAATCACTGGAAAAACTTTTGGCAGATAAAACGGTATACATTTGCGATGTGGAAAAAGATGATGAAGTTGAGCGTCTG includes:
- the fabZ gene encoding 3-hydroxyacyl-ACP dehydratase FabZ; translation: MDFLEYIPHRPPFLFVDRVLEETDNSIKTEKKIDPKEPFFEGHYPGQPIMPGVLIFEAIFQAGAIMMGKRISNEGRIPVLTRVNNIKLKHAVHPGDTLQVEVTLKDLVSNAAYMTGKASVNSKTAVSLEFTAMLVEETK